A genomic region of Candidatus Methylomirabilota bacterium contains the following coding sequences:
- a CDS encoding SDR family NAD(P)-dependent oxidoreductase, producing the protein MILASKEAVRHFDSAGGSIINISSSASTLTLPNTAVYSATKAAVDAVTRSLAKTQSWSASPRAAVKSPATSAATARNVWPRRRWSPQSRR; encoded by the coding sequence CTGATCCTCGCTTCAAAGGAAGCGGTAAGGCATTTCGACTCCGCGGGCGGCAGCATCATCAATATCAGCTCGAGCGCCAGCACCCTCACGCTTCCGAACACCGCGGTCTACAGCGCCACCAAGGCGGCCGTCGATGCCGTAACCAGATCGCTGGCCAAGACGCAATCCTGGTCGGCTTCTCCACGGGCGGCGGTGAAGTCGCCCGCTACATCGGCCGCCACGGCACGAAACGTCTGGCCAAGGCGGCGCTGGTCTCCGCAGTCCCGCCGC